From one Mya arenaria isolate MELC-2E11 chromosome 4, ASM2691426v1 genomic stretch:
- the LOC128231535 gene encoding ADP-ribosylation factor-like protein 6-interacting protein 4 isoform X1: MKKRKRSTSRSPLGLTSRSKERHRSHSRKSKKSTYFSHESTKKKRKHRKDQKRRRSSSTSSSSSSSSSSSSSSSSSSSSSSSSSSSSSSEERKRKSKRKKKQKLKERRKKKIKMNEKRNKKIQISESDIGPVLPTTSTQTPKADDLPGEGNKARAKAMRPMTKEEWEKKQSTIRHMYDPETGRNRLVRGDGEILEEIVSKDRHRDINKQATHGDGTFYAMKMGILDK, from the exons ATGAAAAAACGCAAGCGAAGTACGTCCCGGTCTCCACTTGGACTAACTTCCAGATCGAAAGAAAGGCATCGGTCTCATTCCAGAAAATCGAAAAAATCAACTTATTTCAGCCATGAGAGTACCAAGAAAAAGAGAAAGCATAGAAAGGATCAAAAAAGAAG GAGATCATCTTCAACCTCTTCCTCATCTTCAAGCAGCTCATCATCTtcatcctcctcctcatcatcatcatcgtcatcatcatcatcatcatcatcatcatcttcagaagaaagaaaaagaaaatctaaaagaaagaaaaaacaaaaactgaaagAAAGGcggaaaaagaaaataaagatgAATGAGAAGAGAAACAAGAAGATCCAGATTTCTGAGTCAGACATCGGACCAGTGCTTCCAACAACCTCAACACAAACACCAAAGGCAGACG ACTTACCAGGGGAGGGAAACAAGGCTAGGGCGAAGGCGATGAGGCCAATGACCAAGGAGGAGTGGGAGAAAAAGCAGAGCACTATCCGGCACATGTACGACCCGGAGACAGGTAGAAACAG gcTTGTGCGTGGTGATGGAGAAATCCTGGAGGAGATTGTTAGCAAGGACAGACACAGGGACATCAACAAG CAAGCTACCCACGGTGATGGAACTTTCTATGCAATGAAAATGGGAATCCTGGACAAGTGA
- the LOC128231535 gene encoding ADP-ribosylation factor-like protein 6-interacting protein 4 isoform X2, giving the protein MNEKRNKKIQISESDIGPVLPTTSTQTPKADDLPGEGNKARAKAMRPMTKEEWEKKQSTIRHMYDPETGRNRLVRGDGEILEEIVSKDRHRDINKQATHGDGTFYAMKMGILDK; this is encoded by the exons atgAATGAGAAGAGAAACAAGAAGATCCAGATTTCTGAGTCAGACATCGGACCAGTGCTTCCAACAACCTCAACACAAACACCAAAGGCAGACG ACTTACCAGGGGAGGGAAACAAGGCTAGGGCGAAGGCGATGAGGCCAATGACCAAGGAGGAGTGGGAGAAAAAGCAGAGCACTATCCGGCACATGTACGACCCGGAGACAGGTAGAAACAG gcTTGTGCGTGGTGATGGAGAAATCCTGGAGGAGATTGTTAGCAAGGACAGACACAGGGACATCAACAAG CAAGCTACCCACGGTGATGGAACTTTCTATGCAATGAAAATGGGAATCCTGGACAAGTGA